The Bacteroides fragilis NCTC 9343 genome includes the window ATGAAGTGTGGCTGATACTCGCCAAGAAGATCAACCAACTCCTGAAACGCCCGGACATCGACGGTATCGTTATCACTCACGGAACAGATACGATGGAAGAGACTGCCTATTTCCTGAACCTGACCGTAAAAAGTAACAAACCCGTGGTACTTGTAGGAGCCATGCGCCCTTCTACCGCGCTGAGTGCCGATGGCCCGCTGAACCTCTACAATGCCGTAGTCACTGCCGGAGCCAAAGAATCTATCGGCAAAGGTGTGCTGATAGCCATGAACGGACTGATTCTCGGAGCTGAAAGCGCAATAAAGATGAATACGATCGACGTACAAACTTTCCAGGCACCCAACTCCGGTGCATTGGGCTATATCTTTAACGGAAAAGTATTCTATAACCAGGCTCCGCTCAAGAAACATACGACCCAATCTGTTTTCGACGTAACCAACCTGAACTCTCTTCCCAAAGTAGGCATTGTCTACAGCTACTCGAACATCGACCCCGATATGGTGACCCCACTGTTACATCATGACTACAAAGGTATCATCCATGCGGGAGTAGGAAACGGCAACTTCCACAAAAACATTTTACCGGTACTGCTGGAAGCACGCAAGAAAGGAATCCTCGTGGTTCGCTCCTCCCGCGTACCTACCGGTCCTACCACAATGGATGCCGAAGTAGACGATACTCAATATCAGTTTATTGCTTCTCAGGAACTGAATCCGCAGAAGTCACGTGTATTGCTGATTCTCGGACTGACCAAAACCAATGACTGGAAACAGATTCAGCAATATTTTAATGAGTATTAACCGGACATCGGACCGATAAAACCTGAACACTTATGAAAAAATTAATGGCCATGTTGCTCCTTGCGGGCAGCATACAAGGAGTCTATGCCCAAAAGACGGAAAAGAAAGAGATGTTTCTTGAAAATAAATCGTTGTATGAAGAGCTGACCAACGTGCAGAAGAAGACGGATAAGTTCAATCTGTATCTCAATATGCAAGGTAGTTTCGACGCCAACTTCCGCGACGGTTTCGACGAAGGAGTATTCAAGATGCGCCAACTTCGTATCGAAGCCAAGGGCAACCTCAACAGCTGGCTCTCCTATCGTTATCGCCAGCGTCTGAACCGTTCGAACGAGGGAGGAGGAATGATCGACAACATACCGACTTCGATTGACTATGCCGGTATCGGTGTAAAGCTGAACGACCAGTTCTCTTTCTTTGCCGGTAAACAATGCACCGCTTACGGCGGTTTCGAGTTCGACCTGAATCCGATTGACATCTACCAATACAGCGACATGATCGAGAATATGAGCAATTTTATGACCGGATTGAACATCGGTTATAACATTACACCTACCCAGCAGCTCAACTTGCAGATCCTGAACAGTCGCAACAGTTCGTTCGACAAGACGTATGGAATCACCGAAGACTCGGAAGGCAAACTTCCGGACCTCAAGTCGGGCAAGATGCCTTTGGTCTATACCCTGAACTGGAATGGTAACTTTAATGAGGTGTTCAAGACCCGCTGGTCGGCTTCCGTCATGAGTGAAGCCAAAGGCAAGAACCTCTATTATTATGCAGTGGGCAACGAACTGAATCTGGATAAGTTCAATATGTTCGTCGATTTCATGTATTCGCAGGAAGGCATCGACCGTAACGGTACCATCACCGGGATTGTGGGCAATGCCGGCGGACACAATGCTTTCAACGCCGGCTACTTGTCGGTAGTGACCAAGCTCAATTACCGTTTCCTCCCCAAGTGGAATGCTTTCGTGAAAGGCATGTACGAAACGGCCTCCGTCACCAAAGCAGCCGACGGCATTGAAAAAGGTAACTACCGTACTTCCTGGGGCTACCTGGCGGGGGTAGAGTTTTATCCAATGAAGACTAATTTGCACTTCTTCCTGACCTACGTAGGGCGTTCATACGACTTCACACATCGTGCCAAAGTACTGGGACAGGAGAATTACAGTACTAACCGATTGTCTTTAGGCTTCATCTACCAACTGCCGATGTTCTGACCTGAAATAAAATAGTCCCGATAAACCGGATGGTTTATCGGGACTATTTTATTATTTTCAATCAATTCGTTCGTATCAATACTCCTCCTCGTTAAAGAAATCAATTAGCATTGATTTTCAATTTATTGTATAAATTACATCGTCGTTTAGCCAAATAAACTGCGCCATTAGAGACGGTCTGAGGCGATAGAAAGAATGGGCGGACAAACAAATTATTAGTTGGTATAACACTACAGCATTTAGAGTCCTATTCCATGATAAGCATTAAATAGGAATATAATTGACGTTTTTATCATATTTTAGCGAGCCAAGGCTATATATCGCCTGTTCTATCAAGTATATTCTCTGAATTATTAGTATCTTTGCCTCTATATTTGAAAAAATTCATTGGATATAGAGCATAAATTACTGAATCGAATCAAAGTCGTCCTCGCGGAGAAAGATAAGAGCAATAAATGGCTCTCCGAACAATTGGATAAAGATCCTGCCATACTACTATGATTTTTGCAAATTATTTATGATAAAATAGGTTTATATCTCTCATTTCTTTTGATGACCGCAAACATCCTCGCCACGATTTTTGCTCGTAGGGCATTGATTACGGACATCTTGTTTTTGCCTTCGGCAACTTTTCTTTCGTAATACTTCTTCAACTCACCTCCAATCCGGTGCGTTACAGCCACGGCAGCCAAATGCAGCAATCTTTTCATCACCTTGTCTGCCCGGTGTGATACCCTTGCTTTCGAGTGTTGGGAACTTCCGGAAGAATAAGAGAAAGGTGCTACTCCGGCATAACAGTTGAACTTCCTCGGATCATCAAAACGTGTAAAGGCTTCCGTTGCGATTATCATGTTGGTTGCCACCACACGCCCCACGCCATCTATGGACATCAACAGTTCCCTCTGCCTGAATAGTACCGGACAAGAAGCTATCACTTCATCCATTTCGTCAGTAATGGACTGTATGGCTTCCTCCAAGTCGTCCATCAATGCCTGCAAACGCTTCATCTTGCGTTCATACAGGGATTTGGGCATATACTCCTTTTGGTCTTTCATCTGTCCTTTATATTTGGCAAAATCCGTCACATACAAGGTGCGTTCGGATTCAAGCTGTTTCAATCTTTCAATATCCTCCGTGGGACGTTCGTAATAGCGCACTTTGTCTTGAAAACGGCTGGCATAAATGGCGATACGCTTGGCATCCACCTTGTCACTCTTTCCCCGTTGTACACCGGAAGAGTATTTGATTTCCGCTGCATTTTCAAGCCATAGCCTACATTCTACTGCTTTGCAGGCACAAGCCAAAGGGAACGTGTACTGCCCCGTATGCTCCGCACAGACAAGCATTTGACCGCTTGCTATCCCATAATCCTCTTCCAAATGATGCAGCAACGACATGATCGCGCCTTGATGGTTGCTTGTTTCTTCTTCATGTACAACCTTTCCCTCAAACATTACGCAGAAGTTCAGCTTCTTTTTCAACACGTCCACACCGATAAAATAAAAATTTTCCATTCTTTTGTCTTTTACTGATTTAAGAAAGAAAGGGCTTGAACTTAACCCAATTACCTTAACAATGGATGCTAACCTACTATCTGGGTCTGGATTCAAACAAGCAGGAAGTCCGCTTATGGCAATGAAGCTCGCAAACTTCTTAATTCTAACTGGTTCACTTTCTGCATTCTTTCTTTGTATCACAAATTTATCCTTTCTATTTTATCTGTAATCTTCAGATGCAAATCTAAGGTAATATTCAAATGGGTTACAAACACAACTCAGCCTAATGTGGAGACGCTAATTCAAATATCCAAAGTATTGGGTGTCACTGTGGATGAATTATTGAGGACGGAATAATAAGTTGATGGAAACAGAGAAATTATATAAGTATCTTGATTTCAATGATGGAGTGATGATGTTGCATTATAGTAATCTTCAATTTACCAATGCTACGCAGTTGAACGACCCGTTTGACTGCCACCCATCGTTAATTGATTTCTCCAATGTTCCGAAAGAAGCATGTGGAGGATGGACTCCGGAAATAATTGAAGAATTAAGAAGAGATCCATTTCGTAGAACCAGAGAAGAGGTGTGGATATGTAGCCTTTCCAAGATACATGATTCAATCTTGATGTGGAGCTATTACGTAAGCATAAAGGTGTCTGCATCGGTTTGGACATGGAGAAAGTTCGAAAATACCTTTTTTGCATGTATGGCGGAATTATGATTGGTTGTTCCGAAGTGGAAGTCCAATATAAAGATATTGTAGAGAAGCCTGATTATTTCAGGGATGCAAAAGATTTCTTCCATTATCAATTATCCACAAAGGCAAAGGCTTGGGAGCATGAACAAGAGGTCAGGCTATTTATTTTAGACCCTAGTCCTACATATATGGCATTATTACCTGGTCAGAATGATGATAAAGGTCCGATTGCTTGGAAGGAAGTACGAGCTTTTCCTAAAATCGGAGGAGAGTGTTTCGAGTCCGTTTATTTGGGAATCAATATGAATGCAGATGAGAGATCAAAAATAATAAGTGTTGTCCAGAAACTGAATTCAGACATTAAGATTTACCAAATGGGGATTGATGCAAATGCTTTTAAATTAAATACAGAACTGATAAAATAATAGAATGGCTAAGAAACAGAATAAACCGGTAAAGGAAGAGACCCTTGAAACGATACTTTTCAACTGTCGTAACAGTCTGCGTGGGCGTGCAGCCATGACAGATAAACGCGACTTGCTGTTGACTCTTGTATTCCTGAAATTCATAGGAGAACGGTTCAAACAGCAAAAGGAGAAGATCAGGTATGAAATAGTGGAAGTGCAGGGCATTGATGATAAGGATTTCATTGAGTTGCAACTTTCGCGCCCCAACCAATATATGTAGGACGGAGTGTTTTTCCTAACGGATGAAACATTTTGGGACAAGTTGATTCTTACCTTGCCTACTGGTATGGCCATAAAATCGTTGGACGACAACGAGCCTAAGCTGAAAAATGCCCTTCCGCAGCAGATTTTCACAAAAACAGCTCTTGAACCGGGCGTTTTGAAAAGCGTTGTGGATGAAATAAACAAGATAGATCCTCAGAAATTTAATGACCATGACCTCATAGGACGTGTATATGAGTCTTTTTTACAGGCTTTCTCAATCAACGCAGACAAAGAGGAAGGGGAATTTTACACTCCGCATTCTATCGTAGAGCTTATCGCGTCCCTTATAGAACCTTTTGATGG containing:
- the ansB gene encoding L-asparaginase 2, which translates into the protein MKELKRLSFVVVTLLLSTMMAFAQKPNIHILATGGTIAGTGGSATSTNYTAGQVAISTLLDAVPELKDIANVTGEQIVRIASQDMSDEVWLILAKKINQLLKRPDIDGIVITHGTDTMEETAYFLNLTVKSNKPVVLVGAMRPSTALSADGPLNLYNAVVTAGAKESIGKGVLIAMNGLILGAESAIKMNTIDVQTFQAPNSGALGYIFNGKVFYNQAPLKKHTTQSVFDVTNLNSLPKVGIVYSYSNIDPDMVTPLLHHDYKGIIHAGVGNGNFHKNILPVLLEARKKGILVVRSSRVPTGPTTMDAEVDDTQYQFIASQELNPQKSRVLLILGLTKTNDWKQIQQYFNEY
- a CDS encoding porin, with the translated sequence MKKLMAMLLLAGSIQGVYAQKTEKKEMFLENKSLYEELTNVQKKTDKFNLYLNMQGSFDANFRDGFDEGVFKMRQLRIEAKGNLNSWLSYRYRQRLNRSNEGGGMIDNIPTSIDYAGIGVKLNDQFSFFAGKQCTAYGGFEFDLNPIDIYQYSDMIENMSNFMTGLNIGYNITPTQQLNLQILNSRNSSFDKTYGITEDSEGKLPDLKSGKMPLVYTLNWNGNFNEVFKTRWSASVMSEAKGKNLYYYAVGNELNLDKFNMFVDFMYSQEGIDRNGTITGIVGNAGGHNAFNAGYLSVVTKLNYRFLPKWNAFVKGMYETASVTKAADGIEKGNYRTSWGYLAGVEFYPMKTNLHFFLTYVGRSYDFTHRAKVLGQENYSTNRLSLGFIYQLPMF
- a CDS encoding IS110 family RNA-guided transposase, whose amino-acid sequence is MENFYFIGVDVLKKKLNFCVMFEGKVVHEEETSNHQGAIMSLLHHLEEDYGIASGQMLVCAEHTGQYTFPLACACKAVECRLWLENAAEIKYSSGVQRGKSDKVDAKRIAIYASRFQDKVRYYERPTEDIERLKQLESERTLYVTDFAKYKGQMKDQKEYMPKSLYERKMKRLQALMDDLEEAIQSITDEMDEVIASCPVLFRQRELLMSIDGVGRVVATNMIIATEAFTRFDDPRKFNCYAGVAPFSYSSGSSQHSKARVSHRADKVMKRLLHLAAVAVTHRIGGELKKYYERKVAEGKNKMSVINALRAKIVARMFAVIKRNERYKPILS
- a CDS encoding restriction endonuclease subunit M, whose amino-acid sequence is MAKKQNKPVKEETLETILFNCRNSLRGRAAMTDKRDLLLTLVFLKFIGERFKQQKEKIRYEIVEVQGIDDKDFIELQLSRPNQYM